A segment of the Rattus norvegicus strain BN/NHsdMcwi chromosome 16, GRCr8, whole genome shotgun sequence genome:
AAGCTTAAAGGAAGCAGGGTCTATTTTTTAACACTGAGATAAGAGAGACGTCATAGCTGTTCTTCAGTATGAGAGCTTTCTCTAAGACCTTGCTGGATTCTTCACCTAGTTtcgtgggttgtgtgtgtgtgtgtgtgtgtgtgtgtgtgtgtgtgtgtgtgtgtgtgtgtgtgttgtcgtTTGATTCACAGAAGGAAGTAGGGAGAAAGGACATCCATCCATCTCTTACTTTCTTACTTCCTTTAGGATGGACTCTAAATAATGAGATTTTTAGTAAGTCGATAAAAATTCTTGAGCCGTTTCCAAGCCTGGCCTGGGAACTCTGTACTTAAAGGCCAGAACTGAAGCTATAGATTATTGACtgccagagttttttttttttttaattaaaggggAAGTATAATACGTACTGCCTACCCGCAACACCAACCACCTTTAAAACACACATAACTGCCGAAGTCACAGACACAAGAGAGAACAGGTATACTTTGACATTGAAGCACTTTAAAAAGCTAACAGCATGAACAACTTCAGAAGCCACAGTTTGGGGACGTATTCTAACCAGGCTTTTTCATGACTGAGACTCAATTTCTCTTCACAATCCGGAACTTTGTCAGTTCTTCAGATTAGATGACATCCATACCAGCAACGGTGACTCACACCACCTTCACGAAGTCCATAATCCCAGGCCTGGACTCTTTGATTATCGTGGCATCCCCTCGGGCACTGATCCGGCCTCTGGGCCTTCTCCGGCTGCTGCAGTTGGCATCTACATGCACAGCTTTCTCGCTAGTGATTTATGTGGGTGCCTGGATGGGCCCCATGGGAAGCTGGTGCCTGTTCTCCTGGTGCTTCAGCTTCGCCATGACAGTGATCGTCCTGGCCGTGGAGATGGCTGGACTCCAGAGAAGCTTGCCACTGTCATGGCGGGAGTTCCCCATCACGTGTGCCTGCTATGCTGTACTCTTCTGTTTGTCATCTTCCATCATCTATCCTATCACCTATGTGCGATTCATGTCTTATGGATACATCAGAAAATATGCTGTCTGCGCCATTATATTCTCGTGCATCTCCTGTGTGGCTTATGCGACAGAGGTGACCTGGACTCATTCAAGGCCTGGAGATATCACTGGCTACATGGCCTCTAAGACTGGGATGCTAAAGGTTTTTGAGTCCTTCGTAGCTTgtatcatttttctcttcctcaacAACCCACACCTGTACACGCAGGAACCTGTCCTGCAGTGGTGTCTGTCCGTGTATATCATTTGCTTCATCCTAACCATGGTGGTTATCCTACTCTACCTTGGGAAATGCACCAAAAATCTGCTCATCCCGCTCTCCACCTTCTTGACAGGCATGACTTTCTTGTGTGTCCTCCTGTACACCACCGCCATTGTCCTTTGGCCTCTCTACAAGTTCAGTGAAGGGTTTCATGGTGTACCCAATCGAGTAATGGATTCGAGCTGCAATTATAAACATGCCCACTCAGTGTGTGTCTGGGACCGCCAAGTGGCAGTGGCGTTCTTGACTGGAGTCAACCTCGTAGCATATACAGCTGACTTTATGTACACTAGTTAGCTGGTGTACATTGAAATTCTAAGATTCACATAAGGAATCCCTTGCCATGTCCCTACGGCCACACTTTCATTTTTCTTGCTGTCTTTTTCCTCTCCCATTTTCCTTAGACCTGGTTCATTGTTCTCTTTCCTGCTTatgttccttccctttcccttgttCTAGCTTGTTTTCCTTTTCACCATTTCCTGATTTGCCCCTGAGCTGTGTCTTCATAGCCCTTGTCTTTAACATTTTTGTTTATCCAATCTatatttttctattagttttctcattttttaaaaaaatttcttggtcactttcttttctttcctggaaGATGTCACTCAGACTTCTTGCTCATTTATTCACAATTTCCACCCTTAAATGTGCTGACTGCTCACATCTCAGGCTCCTCTGCTGCTCTTTGTGCCATGACCTGAGAAGGAGCTCTTGccagtccatgatgaaatgttgTTTTAAATGTCTGAGTTTCTTCTTTCAACACTGTTATTTTTACCTCATATGTGCCATGTTTCCCAAGTTActccttaatttttatttctaagccAAAACATTATCGCATGTCAGTTACTATCTGAAATCCGTTTTTGCTTGACTAATTACCACTGAATGGGCTTGATGCTAGATCTAATAGTCCAAGTCTTACTGATTCCACATATGCAATACTAAAGAATGTTTTACTTCATATGCTTAACTGACCAGTGTTATCTATGTCTACTACACAGAAACTacctaataaatatatatatcaaattGGTTATTATAGAAATCCAACATATATCAACCATCCCATTTATGTAAGCACAAAGCTGATAAGAGCTTCTATTAAAAATCCTATAAACTTTTGACCTACTTTAAGAAACGGAATGCTTTGTTGTGCGGTTATGCGCAGTTTGAATGTATGAGCAAAGTACATCCCTACATATAGGACATCACTGTGATAACGGTTTCATGGTATGGTTTTATACCTATATCCATATTTCCACTGATTACTGAACTTTTTTCCACAACTAATGAAACCACAGTTATAAtgcataattataataattaagaTTTTATGTACTATAAACATTTGGTTTTTCAGACCTAATTTTTCCTCAGGcatcttagaaaataaaatgttaaggtGATTCTCATCGTGCACTTTGCAACACAGTTACATCAGCAGACATTAGAACCACTTTCTTAAACATAGAAATCATGTTTGCCATAACTTTCACATAGAAATATTGATTTTAACCTCTAATTGATGCTCTTTCCAAAGATAGCACTTATAACAATTTATTTTACACTTAGGTATCTCTTCTCAACTTTCAAGATGAGgagaaaaactcatagcactTAATGGTTAATCTTAATTAAAGAGAGCAAATACAACCCTAGCTTGGACACTTTGTATACCACAAAACTTTACAGCAACTCTAGGGAAGATTTAAAGTTACCTGTGCCTCACTGTGAACTATCTGACAAAGCTACCGCAGATCTGTCtctaaacaaaatggaaagagatTTTGTAAGTAACTCAAAACTGTTTGAAGGGGACAGaacattatttaatttatattttgagacTCAGTTTCCAttccaaggaagagaaagaatgttACTGAGCATGCCAGGAAAAATGCTAAGAAACGTTCAGAAATTATATTTATTGCTCTTTAGAAGGCAAAAATGCATTAAAACTAGGTTgcacaatgccaagcaaccagagcttccagggactaagccactacctaaagactatacatggactgaccctggactctgacctcataggtagcaatgaatagcctagtaagagcaccagtggaaggggaagccctgggtcctgctaagactgaacccccagtgaactagattgttggggggagggcggcaagtgggggaggatggggaggggaacacccataaagaaggggaggggtgagggggatgtttgcccggaaaccgggaaagggaataacactcgaaatgtaaataagaaatactcaagttaaaaaaaaaaaactaggttgCAAATTTGTCCATTTTCTTAGAACACTAATGAGCACATTAACAATTATCACAGCAGGATAACACCTACCTCCAAGAAACTTTTCAAGCAGGGTCATTTAGGAGGGGATACTGGGAAATAGGAGCCTTCCAAGGAGAGTACTGCACAGAGCATCTGAGAAAATACTTCAAGGAAAGACTGTGAGAAGTGGTAAGGGTAAAAAGATCCCAGAAGACTCACAGACAAAAATACAGAAGATAAACACCACTAGCTAAAACACTCAGTTGTTAGGTTTTTAACAGGTTTTATTCCACAGCAATTTCACAGATATGTGTAAAGTTGCTGTGAGAGAGTCATCATCAGATCTAAAAATTTATATCTTGCTTtggattttaaatgttaaaaagtaTTCTCATAGGACATGAATTTGActaaatggggggggggatacccatatgggggaggggagaggatggaggattatggacaggaaaccaggaaagagaataacatttaaaagtaagtaaagaaatatatctaataaaaagtgaATCAACAATGCATCATTATTTAGATAAAATTTCTTTGTGAAAATTAATTTAGTGAATCATAATGAGTAACATTCCAGGAAGATGCATGCAGACCTACCCTCATGATTGCTGAGATTCacgggtttttgttttggttttggttttggttttgtcattttgcttgtttggtttttagtGTAGTGGAATTATGAAGTTGAGGATTAAATGGGAAGCACTGAATTCATTCGCTGAATCTAGGACCCACATTTCATCATAATTTCCACAGTGAAATTCTTCCCAGAAATACAActtgaaaaattatttcaaagttaTTTCTCTTGAAAGGATTTTGTCACGTATATTCATCTGTTTATCCTGACTCCCAACATGAGGTTAGCACTTGCACTTTACATatgggaaagcagaggcagagacactgaGGCTGAGAGgtctatggtgatctgagaagagcCACTACATTAGCAATTCCAGCAGGGATGATCCTTTACCCGCAGCCCTCTCTGCTTCAGAGGATCATTGGGATAAGCAAATTGTCAAGGAGTCTCCGTATTGATGCACTAGTGTCATAATTCTAAAAATTGGTTGTCATGTGACACCATCATATGACTTAATTAGCCAGATAATATTGCATGGTATAGTCCCCATTCCCCTCCAATTACATTCTTTACAAAATAATATAtcataaatgtacatatatagtaTAGCACATTTAATAGTTCATAGGAATTCAAGGAAAATATTACCCAATATTTGACATTTGGATTTGTTAGTCATCTCTATTTACTCCTCTTGCAGAATTGGGATTACTGTATTATTTTGGaaactttatttatttggttaATTAGCTTAATCATTCTTAAGAGTCAGACCACACTATTGAACAAAAGAATGGAGATGAGATTGgtatggttttgatttttctatGAAGTTTACTCTGCAAAGGCAACATTTGACCTTTTGTTGGAAATCTCTTCTCTATTGAATGTCTTAAAATTCAGTGCAAGGTCAGCTTTATATTTCATAAAGGAAAAATTATTCACACTAGttttatataataatttcattttcaaaataacaCAAAACAGTGAAGTCTTTGAGCACAATCTGAAAGATATTGGCTTGTAAACCTGTTTTGAATAATTCGAACATTTGCAAGTCACAGCTGGATAAATCTGCAGGTGATAATCCAAATTTCATAGTTCCTTTATGCAAACTGACAGGAcaactaaaaatatttaaacacattTCAATATATATTGTAATTATTGCATTTATAACATATGATATAAATATGATTATATTAAATActacataataaatattaatatgtatatgATTGATTTGCACAAACACTTATATATGTGTACCACTTACATGTGTGATGCTTGTGGAGctcagaagagagtatcagatctcCTGAAATTGTAATTACAGATTATGTGAGCTTCCAGGGTGTATAGCAGGAACCAAAACCAGGTCCCTCAGAAGAACAAATGTACCTAAGTGCTCATGCAAGATACAATCTCCATAGCCCCATTTTCATGACTGGTATGACCACACATGCTTAATTAAAATTACTTCATTGAGCAAACATTTCCTAATCACCTACTTTATATCTCGTACTTTGAAAGAGTTGCATTTTTACAGATATTGACAAAAATTAAGAAGATATGGTAGGCATAGTGTATTAGAGACAGCAacatatatatttgcatttcaactgAGAAGAAAGTAACTTCCCTTAAACTACATCCAGTTGCTTTGATCAGTAGAATGTGGTAGAAATAGTATTATGACATCCTTAGTCTTGTTTGAAGAGAACTTGCTGCTGTTGGTCTCTTTCTTTTGAAACATTGATATTCACATAAGAAGTTCAACTTCAGGAAGTGACTCTTCTGCAGTGAAGCCAGGACTGACATGCTAGATGGATTAGAAAGACTATGGAGATACCAAGTAGGAATGAGCCAAGTCCTAGCAGCTCCCTCCTCAACCTTTCAGATCCTAGTGTGATAATCTGGAAATTTCAGCCAAGAATACATCATTTTTGAATGCTTGCTTCTCAATTTCTTGTTATCAACATAATTAAATGTCATACTCATTTTACTTAAAGCATCTAGATACATAAataggatttgtgtgtgtgtgtgtgtgtgtgtgtgtgtgtgtgtgtgtgtgcgcgcgcgcgcgcgtgcctgtgtatgtgcgtgcgcgcTCGTACGGGCACATTTGGATAATTTTTTGTACCAAAAAGCTAAAGGATACTATAAAACTTACAAACTCTTCCCCTATCTTAATATGCAATGTTGGAACATTTATTTAAACGTTCAAAACTTCTATTGTAAGTAAATAAAGTGGTGGGCAATTGatgtatttaattttacatttatatgCTAAACGATATGTAAGGCTCATTGAGGATTATGGCACAGATTTTAAGCAAACTTAAACTCTGATATTTGTCTTTGAAAtcataacaaaataataatgaataTCCCAAACTTTATTTGAATGACAGAAAAAATCTACTTGAGCTATAAAACTGGAtgttattcatatttatataaaattaaatgatctgtaaaactatcttttaaaattatctgtTCAATATAATGTAGCCAGTAGGTGAATATTAATATTTGctgaaggaaaatattttaaatttctcataATGCATAAATGCCTATTAAAATATTCTAAGAAAAACATGGCTACTTAAAATAACAATTTTTCATGTATATTATGTTGTTCTTATATTCATCTACTTGTATTTACATACTTTATACTGAAGAATAAGCTTAAACTTGTTCTAAGAATACTCAATAGATTTAatataaagtttaaaattaacatttcttATTCCTTTATCAAAATACTAATTACTAAATTTTTGTATACTTATGTCTGATTATATTATACACTGTCAATATCATCCAACCAGTGCTTAATATCAAAATGATTATTGATACTAAGTTTTTATTTGCCTATTGTGGTGGTttaagaatggccctcatagattcatgtgtgtgaatgcttggcccaaagggagtgagtggcactattagtaggtgtggccttgttggagtaggtgtggccttgttggagtaggtgtggccttgttggagtaggtgtggccttgttggagtaggtgtggccttgttggagtaggtgtggccttgttggagtaggtgtggccttgttggaggaagtgtgtcactgtggaagtaGGTTTGAGGTCTCATGCATGATAAAGTCATGCCTAGTCACATTCTCATTCCGTGGCttgaggatcaagatgtagaagtgTCAGccatcaccatgtctgcctcTATGTTATGATGTTTCCCTTCACGATGTTCATACAACCAAACCTCTGTCAGCCCCAActtcaatgttttctttcataaaagcTACCATGGTGAAAATACCTCTTCACAGAATAGAGCCCTAACTAGGACAccaattttatttcaaatataccacatttccttaaAGTTAAGTATGCTGTTTGTATAATCACATTAAGCTTTTTGGCTTGTATGCAGTCTCATTTATTTGCAGACTTACCTTACAAATATTCAAGACGTGGTTTAAAGATAAGAATGACACATTCCCATCTTTGAAAGTTACAGATAAGTTTGGAGTACTTGTTTCATAAAAAGACTGAGTGATTATTGGTAAGATATAAATAAAGCAGAATAATATTTTTTTGTTGATGCTCtttgtttgacacagggtttctctgtgtagccctggctaacctaGAACTCACCTAGACCAGGACAGCCACGAACTCACCGTCTCCAGTGTGCTAGAATTAAAGGGATATACCACCCTTACCCACCAGTGAACTGATCCCTTTTGCAGGAACTTAAACATTCAAGGTTTTGTAAAGTGTATAGACATGTATATAGAGAACAGAAGGAAGCTCATGATAATATATTAAGGAGAAATAATAGCAAGAACAGCAAAAATAACTATTCTTAGAAAATGCAGTAGGAATTTCTATGGTCAGCTAATAGGAATCCTGAGAAGAAAAAGGTTTCAATCAAATAGGAAATCTTTAAATTTCATAAaaaatttcccttaagaataccacctaaaagctctagaacaaaaagaagcaaatacacccaggaggagtagaaggcaggaaataatcaaactcagagctgaaatcaaccaagtagaaacaaaaaggaccatagaaaggatcaacagaaccaaaagttggttctttgagaaaatcaacaagatagataaacccttagccagactaatgagaggacacagaaagtgcgtccaaattaacaaaatcagaaatgaaaagggagacataacaacagattcagaggaaattcaaaaaatcatcagatcttactataaaaacctatattcaacaaaacttgaaaatcttcaggaaatggacaatttcctagacagataccaggtaccgaagttaaatcaggaacagataaaccagttaaacaaccccataactcctaaggaaatagaagcagtcattaaaggtctcccaaccaaaaagagcccaggtccagacgggtttagtgcagaattctatcaaaccttcatagaagacctcataccaatattatccaaactattccacaaaattgaaacagatggagcactaccgaattccttctacgaagccacaattactcttatacctaaaccacacaaagacccaacaaagaaagagaacttcagaccaatttcccttatgaatatcgacaaaaaaatactcaataaaattctggcaaaccgaattcaagagcacatcaaaacaatcatccaccatgatcaagtaggcttcatcccaggcatgcagggatggtttaatatacggaaaaccatcaacgtgatccattatataaacaaactgaaagaacagaaccacatgattatttcattagatgctgagaaagcatttgacaaaattcaacaccccttcatgataaaagtcctggaaagaataggaattcaaggcccatacctaaacatagtaaaagccatatacagcaaaccagttgctaacattaaactaaatggagagaaacttgaagcaatcccactaaaatcagggactagacaaggctgcccactctctccctacttattcaatatagttcttgaagttctagccagagcaatcagacaacaaaaggagatcaaggggatacagatcggaaaagaagaggtcaaaatatcactatttgcagatgacatgatagtatatttaagtgatcccaaaagttccaccagtgaactaccaaagctgataaacaacttcagcaacatggctgggtataaaattaactcaaataaatcagttgccttcctctatacaaaagagaaacaagcccagagagaaattagggaaacgacacccttcataatagacccaaataatataaagtacctcggtgtgactttaaccaagcaagtaaaagatctgtacaataagaacttcaagacaccgaggaaagaaattgaagaagacctcagaagatggaaagatctcccatgctcatggattggcaggattcatatagtaaaaatggccattttaccaaaagcaatctacagattcaatgcaatccccatcaaaataccaatccatttcttcaaagagttagacagaacaatttgcaaattcatctggaataacaaaaaacccaggatagctaaaactatcctcaacaataaaaggacttcagggggaatcactatccctgaactcaagcagtattacagagcaatagtgataaaaactgcatggtattggtacagatacagacagatagaccaatggaatagaattgaagacccagaattgaactcacacacctatggtcacttgatttttgacaaaggagccaaaaccatccaatggaaaaaagatagcattttcagcaaatggtgctggttcaactggagggcaacatgtagaagaatgcagattgatccatgcttatcaccctgtacaaagcttaagtccaagtggatcaaggacctccacatcaaaccagacacactcaaactaatgaagaaaaactagggaagcatctggaacacatgggcactggaaaaaatttcctgaacaaaacaccaatggcttatgctctaagatcaagaatcgacaaatgggatctcataaaactgcaaagcttctgtaaggcaaaggacactgtggttaggacaaaacggcaaccaacagaatgggaaaagatctttacctatcctacaacagatagaggccttatatccaaaatatacaaagaactcaagaagttagaccgcagggaaacaaataaccctattaaaaatggggttcagagctaaacaaagaattcacagctgaggaatgctgaatgcctgagaaacacctaaagaaatgttcaacatctttagtcataagggaaatgcaaatcaaaacaaccctgagatttcacctcacaccagtgagaatggctaagatcaaaaactcaggtgacagcagatgctggcgaggatgtggagaaagaggaacactcctccatttttggtgggattgcagactggtaaaaccattctggaaatcagtctggaggttcctcagaaaattggatattgaactgcctgaggatccagctatacctctcttgggcatataccccaagatgcctcaacatataaaagagacacgtgctccactatgttcatcgcagccttatttataatagccagaaaatggaaagaacccagatgcccttcaacagaggaatggatacagaaaatgtggtacatctacacaatggaatattactcagctatcaaaaacaacgagtttatgaaattcgtaggcaaatggttggaactggaaaatatcatcctgagtgagctaacccaatcacagaaagacatacatggtatgcactcattgataagtggctattagcccaaatgcttgaattaccctagatccctagaacaaccGAAACTCAAGACcgttgatcaaaatgtgaatgcttcactccttctttaaatgaggaaaaagaatacccttggcagggaagggagaggcaaagattaaaacagagactgaaggaacacccattcagagcctgccccacatgtggcccatacatatacagccacccaattagacaagatggatgaagcaaagaagtgcagaccgacaggag
Coding sequences within it:
- the LOC100912321 gene encoding myeloid-associated differentiation marker-like encodes the protein MTSIPATVTHTTFTKSIIPGLDSLIIVASPRALIRPLGLLRLLQLASTCTAFSLVIYVGAWMGPMGSWCLFSWCFSFAMTVIVLAVEMAGLQRSLPLSWREFPITCACYAVLFCLSSSIIYPITYVRFMSYGYIRKYAVCAIIFSCISCVAYATEVTWTHSRPGDITGYMASKTGMLKVFESFVACIIFLFLNNPHLYTQEPVLQWCLSVYIICFILTMVVILLYLGKCTKNLLIPLSTFLTGMTFLCVLLYTTAIVLWPLYKFSEGFHGVPNRVMDSSCNYKHAHSVCVWDRQVAVAFLTGVNLVAYTADFMYTS